The following are encoded together in the Bradyrhizobium sp. CCGUVB1N3 genome:
- a CDS encoding IS110 family transposase, translated as MQVSNIGIDLAKNVFQVHGVDSAGKVVITRQLRRKQVIDFLRKIPACLVGMEACGTAHHWAREVSKLGHTVRLMPPSYVKGYVKRSKNDAADAAAICEAVTRPSMRFVPIKSADQQALLMLHRTRDLLIRQRTQLINALRAHLAEFGLVAEMGREGLAQLAAIITDESNREALPSAMKQALQAIVDQLAALESQIGALDRAIHTHHRANDMSCRLETVPGIGVIGATAIASTVSDPSGFKSGRDFAAWIGLVPRQHSTGGKERLGGISKQGDRYLRRLLVIGATAVVQHARRHPQKHPWVMRLLARKPAKLVAVAVANKMARIAWAIMAKGGRYRAPELAATA; from the coding sequence ATGCAGGTAAGCAACATTGGCATTGATCTCGCCAAGAACGTGTTCCAAGTGCACGGCGTGGATAGCGCGGGCAAGGTCGTCATCACCCGTCAGTTGCGGCGCAAGCAGGTCATCGATTTCCTTAGGAAGATTCCTGCTTGCCTGGTCGGTATGGAGGCCTGCGGAACCGCCCATCATTGGGCGCGTGAAGTCTCCAAGCTCGGTCACACCGTGCGTCTGATGCCGCCGAGCTACGTGAAGGGCTATGTCAAACGGTCGAAAAACGATGCTGCCGACGCAGCCGCCATCTGCGAGGCCGTGACACGCCCATCGATGCGGTTCGTGCCGATCAAGTCGGCCGATCAGCAAGCCTTGCTGATGTTGCATCGAACGCGTGATCTTTTAATCCGCCAGCGCACGCAGCTGATCAATGCGCTCCGAGCCCACCTTGCCGAGTTCGGCCTGGTGGCCGAGATGGGACGCGAAGGTCTCGCGCAGCTTGCCGCGATCATCACAGACGAGAGCAATCGCGAAGCCCTTCCATCCGCGATGAAACAGGCGCTGCAGGCCATTGTCGATCAACTCGCTGCTCTGGAATCGCAGATCGGGGCTCTGGATCGCGCAATTCACACCCATCATCGTGCCAACGACATGAGCTGCCGCCTCGAGACCGTGCCTGGGATAGGCGTGATCGGGGCTACGGCCATCGCTTCCACTGTCTCAGACCCGAGTGGCTTCAAATCCGGTCGGGATTTTGCCGCATGGATCGGACTTGTGCCGCGGCAGCACTCGACGGGTGGCAAGGAGCGGCTCGGCGGCATCTCCAAGCAGGGAGATCGCTATCTTCGACGGTTGCTCGTCATCGGTGCAACAGCCGTTGTTCAACACGCCCGGCGGCATCCGCAAAAGCATCCCTGGGTCATGAGGCTACTGGCCAGGAAGCCGGCCAAGCTCGTCGCCGTTGCCGTTGCCAACAAGATGGCGCGCATCGCTTGGGCGATCATGGCCAAAGGAGGACGCTATCGAGCGCCGGAGCTCGCTGCAACCGCCTGA
- a CDS encoding nodulate formation efficiency C protein, translating to MIDRRMLWFALGLGGCVGLALWLVLTGGLAGKGDGARADDNPQIDKVRSTWRAQDGETAEEIFAKVSTVAHFIPRGWEVGRKTDAGEPVVFSWAKHRSDKTKDEYTVTWEVAPDGTMKLVAPHAKPMELGWQAFALSLVADEVANNERRANRRFLHDPANFNFVTTAQGKLGDLLRRGRCTIGDPVEVYNSPKIDEQQTAEGDLWHVELSVDCNIAGPSYFTRDGIIIFEKREGQDWEPQSFFAKLIATSAPGSWFELANPKDQEALEPARKTLAK from the coding sequence ATGATTGATAGACGCATGCTTTGGTTCGCTCTCGGGCTCGGGGGCTGTGTCGGACTTGCTCTATGGCTGGTTTTGACCGGCGGGCTGGCTGGTAAGGGCGATGGCGCCCGTGCGGATGACAACCCTCAGATCGACAAGGTTAGATCAACTTGGCGAGCGCAGGATGGTGAGACGGCGGAGGAAATCTTTGCCAAGGTGTCGACGGTAGCCCACTTCATTCCCAGGGGATGGGAGGTTGGCCGAAAGACGGACGCTGGCGAGCCCGTTGTCTTTTCATGGGCGAAACACCGGTCGGATAAAACCAAGGACGAATATACGGTCACTTGGGAGGTCGCACCCGATGGCACAATGAAACTTGTGGCTCCGCATGCGAAACCGATGGAACTAGGCTGGCAAGCGTTCGCACTCTCTCTTGTTGCTGACGAGGTAGCGAACAACGAAAGACGCGCAAACCGTCGCTTTCTGCATGATCCCGCTAACTTCAACTTCGTGACGACGGCGCAAGGCAAGCTGGGCGATCTTCTGCGGCGTGGCCGTTGCACTATCGGCGATCCTGTTGAAGTGTACAACTCGCCGAAAATAGACGAGCAGCAAACCGCCGAGGGTGACCTGTGGCACGTCGAGCTTTCGGTCGACTGCAATATTGCCGGACCTAGTTATTTTACCCGTGACGGAATCATCATTTTCGAGAAGCGAGAAGGGCAGGATTGGGAGCCGCAATCCTTCTTTGCCAAGCTTATCGCCACGTCTGCACCCGGCTCTTGGTTTGAGCTTGCAAACCCGAAGGACCAGGAAGCATTGGAGCCAGCCCGAAAGACATTGGCAAAATGA
- a CDS encoding RMD1 family protein gives MNADQLSVATPATSPGQDAAPGLRIRALMLGDRINAAGLEIGTLVSSTPVAVRIHAGLAVIFRYGIVVLIGLLPSEEKVLIDSLRPRVIGEFSPYEEETAQAQLCNDESSETIQPGGPICIAKFSDDRLLLIADAIAKSTALARDERRVAAVFDVIEPFARELAQRGRTPRRRKGILQLIGNVLLVQQGVAGRVAVAEKPDVLWERPGLDRLYQRLEDEYELQERLDTLERKLKAISETGNALTDIIDTQRSLRLEVAVVVLILIEVVIGCIQILTGTH, from the coding sequence GTGAACGCCGATCAACTCTCTGTGGCGACGCCCGCAACGTCACCCGGGCAGGACGCCGCGCCAGGTTTACGGATTCGCGCTCTGATGCTGGGCGACCGCATTAACGCGGCGGGCCTGGAGATCGGAACGCTGGTGTCATCGACGCCCGTCGCGGTCCGCATCCATGCTGGACTCGCCGTGATCTTCCGCTACGGCATCGTTGTGCTGATCGGCCTCTTGCCCTCCGAAGAGAAGGTTTTGATCGACAGCTTGAGGCCGCGCGTGATCGGCGAATTCAGCCCCTACGAGGAAGAGACCGCGCAGGCGCAGCTCTGCAACGATGAAAGCTCTGAGACGATCCAGCCGGGCGGGCCAATCTGCATCGCCAAATTCTCGGACGACCGGCTGCTCCTGATCGCCGACGCGATCGCCAAGAGCACGGCGCTTGCCCGCGACGAGCGCCGCGTCGCCGCCGTCTTCGACGTCATCGAGCCCTTTGCGCGTGAGCTCGCCCAGCGCGGCCGCACGCCACGCCGACGCAAGGGAATCCTGCAACTGATTGGTAACGTGCTGCTGGTGCAGCAGGGCGTCGCGGGCCGTGTTGCGGTCGCGGAGAAGCCCGACGTGCTCTGGGAGAGGCCGGGGCTCGACCGTCTCTATCAGCGTCTGGAGGACGAATATGAGCTGCAGGAGCGTCTCGACACGCTCGAGCGCAAGCTCAAGGCGATTTCCGAGACTGGAAACGCGCTAACGGATATTATCGACACGCAACGCTCGCTTCGGCTGGAGGTTGCCGTGGTTGTGCTCATCCTAATCGAGGTCGTGATCGGCTGTATCCAGATCCTCACTGGAACTCACTAA
- a CDS encoding IS630 family transposase (programmed frameshift), whose protein sequence is MGQPIAVRTDLTAVEVRRLARRAKDSDQVRRLLAIAAVLDGASRTEAAKVGGMDRQTLRDWVIRFNEQGPDGLINVPAPGAPAKLNEEHRAFLAQIVDEGPIPAIHGVVRWRACDLIMRLHEEFGISVSDDTVYRALKDLGFSHVSARPRAYKQDPDAIEAYKKNFHSSVEDIRSSLAPDTPVEVWFQDEMRVGQKNKLTYRWARKGSRPRAAHDQRTQSTYLFGAVCPELGTGAALVLPFCNTEAMQLHLDEISTKVSHGAHAIIILDQAGWHGAKQLSVPHNISLLPLPPRSPELNSQENIWQFMRQNWLSNRVFKSYDDIVDHCCYAWNTLIAQPWKIMSIGLRDWAYIGRSL, encoded by the exons ATGGGCCAGCCGATTGCGGTTCGGACGGATTTGACGGCGGTTGAGGTGCGCCGGTTAGCGCGGCGGGCGAAGGACAGCGATCAGGTTCGGCGGCTTCTGGCGATTGCTGCGGTGCTCGATGGCGCCTCGCGCACGGAGGCCGCCAAGGTCGGCGGGATGGACCGGCAGACGCTACGCGACTGGGTGATCCGGTTCAACGAGCAAGGGCCGGATGGTTTGATCAATGTCCCCGCGCCAGGTGCGCCGGCGAAGCTCAACGAGGAGCATCGGGCGTTTCTGGCGCAGATCGTGGACGAAGGGCCGATCCCGGCCATCCATGGCGTGGTGCGCTGGCGGGCGTGTGACCTGATCATGCGGCTGCACGAGGAGTTTGGCATCTCGGTATCAGACGACACGGTCTATCGCGCCCTCAAGGACCTCGGCTTCTCACACGTCAGCGCCCGGCCGAGAGCTTACAAGCAGGATCCCGATGCGATCGAGGCATATA AAAAAAACTTCCACTCCAGCGTGGAGGACATCCGCAGCAGCCTTGCGCCGGACACGCCGGTAGAGGTGTGGTTCCAGGATGAGATGCGGGTGGGCCAGAAGAATAAGCTCACCTATCGCTGGGCCAGAAAGGGATCGCGGCCGCGGGCAGCCCATGACCAGCGTACGCAATCGACGTACCTGTTCGGTGCCGTATGTCCTGAACTCGGAACTGGCGCCGCTCTGGTACTACCTTTCTGCAACACCGAAGCAATGCAGCTTCATCTCGATGAGATATCCACCAAGGTCAGCCATGGTGCCCACGCCATCATCATCCTCGATCAGGCTGGATGGCACGGAGCGAAGCAGCTGAGCGTTCCGCACAACATCTCGCTGCTGCCATTGCCGCCGCGTTCGCCCGAGCTGAACAGCCAGGAGAACATCTGGCAGTTCATGCGCCAAAATTGGCTGTCAAACCGCGTCTTCAAATCCTACGACGACATCGTCGACCACTGCTGTTACGCCTGGAACACCCTCATCGCGCAGCCGTGGAAGATCATGTCGATCGGGCTCCGCGATTGGGCTTACATCGGTCGATCATTATGA
- a CDS encoding helix-turn-helix domain-containing protein, giving the protein MALPIDPDHINERDLQSLVDNGVAEGILFDYKAALYGASDSEKKEFLKDVSSFANTAGGHIIIGMTENCGVPTGVIGVQGDLDQEKQRLESLLRDRMEPRIVGVRMRAVTLGNGQRALVIRVPKSWNQPHAVVHNQSRLIFARNSAGAHMASVDEMRSMFLAGATLLDRARELHRERMQEVHSADGPGPLPFGGEGGRVLLHVIPFSAFSSEGVLDLGLLEREYLPPIFCSGYNIGYNADGFYTTSGDPTNGLSGYVQAFRSGIIESAAGDVRTPSDGAFLLYAVNFENEISQKIEDYMTVLSHAGVVPPMLIVLSGVRMHGTTVVGESRQSAQLPVRKSDLLFPAVSIEAYGPKKDYCRALKPLFDTIWNAAGSPNSPSYGPGGKWA; this is encoded by the coding sequence ATGGCGCTTCCAATTGACCCCGACCACATTAACGAACGCGATTTGCAAAGCTTGGTGGACAATGGAGTGGCCGAAGGAATTCTCTTTGACTACAAAGCCGCACTTTATGGTGCCTCCGATTCGGAGAAGAAGGAATTTCTGAAAGACGTCTCTTCCTTCGCGAATACTGCCGGGGGGCACATTATCATTGGGATGACAGAGAATTGCGGTGTGCCAACCGGTGTGATCGGAGTGCAAGGCGACCTCGATCAGGAAAAGCAAAGGCTCGAAAGCCTGCTCCGCGATCGCATGGAGCCCAGAATTGTCGGTGTACGGATGCGGGCTGTTACATTGGGTAATGGTCAGCGTGCGCTAGTCATAAGGGTCCCTAAGAGCTGGAACCAGCCGCATGCCGTCGTACACAATCAGTCACGGCTAATCTTCGCAAGGAATTCCGCTGGGGCGCATATGGCTAGCGTTGATGAAATGCGATCGATGTTTCTAGCAGGCGCAACTCTGCTAGACCGAGCACGCGAGCTTCATCGAGAGCGAATGCAAGAGGTCCACTCTGCAGATGGCCCTGGTCCGCTTCCGTTCGGTGGAGAGGGCGGCCGGGTACTTCTGCACGTAATTCCATTTTCGGCGTTCAGTTCGGAAGGCGTTTTGGATCTAGGTCTTCTTGAGCGCGAGTATCTGCCGCCGATCTTCTGTTCTGGATATAATATCGGATACAATGCTGACGGGTTCTACACCACTAGCGGCGACCCAACCAATGGCCTATCGGGCTACGTCCAGGCATTTCGAAGCGGAATCATCGAATCGGCCGCGGGCGACGTGCGCACACCCTCAGATGGAGCCTTTCTTCTTTACGCGGTTAACTTTGAAAACGAAATCTCGCAGAAAATCGAAGATTATATGACCGTACTCTCGCACGCGGGCGTAGTTCCACCAATGCTCATCGTATTAAGCGGCGTTCGCATGCATGGAACAACCGTCGTGGGCGAAAGTCGGCAGTCCGCACAGTTGCCGGTGCGAAAGAGTGACCTGCTTTTTCCCGCGGTATCGATCGAGGCCTACGGCCCGAAGAAGGATTACTGCCGAGCCCTCAAGCCGCTCTTTGACACTATCTGGAATGCGGCTGGTTCGCCCAATTCGCCTAGCTATGGTCCTGGCGGTAAATGGGCGTAA
- a CDS encoding nodulate formation efficiency C protein yields MTARRGLWSGIGLGLCLGLGLWRVLPGGLAGKNDGVGAGDALIDKVKSTWRAQDGETAEQIFARVAKVAHFVPKGWERGRKTDAGEPVVLLWARHRTDKAEDDSTVTWEVGRDGTVTLVTPSAKPMELGWRAFALSLLADEATSNETGVNRRFLLDPANFNFVTTAQGKLGDLLRRGRCIIGDGVKMDYLPMLDEQQTVKDGLWRVQLSVDCDVQGAGHSTRDVIAFEKREGQDWEPQSFLAKRIATYAPESLFDFAEPKDQEAFEAARKALAK; encoded by the coding sequence ATGACTGCAAGGCGCGGACTTTGGTCCGGCATCGGTCTCGGGCTTTGTCTCGGCCTTGGTCTATGGCGGGTTTTGCCCGGCGGGCTGGCCGGTAAGAATGATGGTGTCGGTGCGGGCGACGCCCTAATCGACAAGGTTAAATCAACTTGGCGAGCGCAGGATGGCGAGACGGCGGAGCAAATCTTCGCCAGGGTCGCGAAGGTCGCACACTTTGTTCCCAAAGGATGGGAGCGTGGCCGAAAGACCGACGCAGGCGAGCCGGTTGTGCTTTTGTGGGCCAGACACCGGACTGATAAAGCAGAGGACGACTCTACGGTGACCTGGGAGGTGGGACGCGATGGCACCGTGACACTTGTGACGCCGTCTGCAAAACCGATGGAGTTAGGCTGGCGGGCGTTCGCACTCTCACTTCTTGCTGACGAGGCCACAAGCAACGAAACGGGAGTGAACCGGCGCTTTCTACTTGATCCCGCTAACTTTAACTTCGTGACGACAGCGCAAGGCAAGCTGGGCGATCTTCTACGGCGCGGTCGTTGCATTATTGGCGATGGTGTTAAGATGGACTACTTGCCGATGCTGGACGAGCAACAAACGGTCAAGGACGGCTTGTGGCGCGTTCAGCTTTCGGTCGACTGCGATGTTCAGGGGGCTGGTCATTCTACCCGCGATGTCATCGCTTTCGAGAAGCGCGAGGGGCAAGATTGGGAGCCGCAATCGTTCCTAGCCAAGCGTATCGCGACCTATGCCCCAGAATCTTTGTTTGATTTTGCGGAACCGAAAGATCAGGAAGCGTTCGAGGCGGCGCGGAAGGCGTTGGCAAAATGA
- a CDS encoding outer membrane beta-barrel protein — MKLPAVVWSWSGGYIGGHVGGGHGRTSFSNPYGPSIYGGVVDTPVFLAGGQIGYNWQKDGWVFGVELDASGAVSEGTNTCLAASGFVVSANCQAGPNVFATGTGRVGYAFGALGHTLAYLKGGVAWQNNRGDVVNNFENGGPQGKTHFDYGRVGGTIGLGVEQALTPAWSVKVEYDYLHVRGPSVATPPTVQNPPFAILPANTTSLSSDYHVGKIGLNYHFGAAPWATQWSDAPLYAKAPAGTPPIAYAAGWSFEGGPRLWLSRGRFQWNVGAVPTDPNILISRLTYHGLDGLSGEAFGRVDSPRGVFLKGNIGLGRFNKGNINNEDWGIPGGTGPLSYVNNISGQANGRFTYYTADAGYDFLRGANYKVGGFIGWTYYEQSSDSRGCVQIANPAMRCLPPGDDRVVGSQNTQWNAPRLGLSAETMLTERWRLSTDVAYLPWIDFRGRDHHLFRPTTTFDEQRGNGGGGVQIEGVLSYFITKNFSVGVGGRYWAMWTNKDSKTTCTGCIGVGITGTQFSKFSMERWGTFFQASYRFD, encoded by the coding sequence GTGAAACTGCCTGCTGTTGTGTGGAGCTGGTCGGGAGGCTATATTGGCGGGCACGTCGGCGGCGGCCACGGCCGAACCTCCTTCAGCAATCCGTACGGTCCGTCAATTTATGGGGGCGTCGTCGATACCCCAGTGTTTCTCGCAGGCGGCCAGATCGGCTACAACTGGCAGAAGGACGGCTGGGTGTTTGGCGTCGAACTCGATGCAAGCGGGGCTGTCTCCGAGGGCACAAATACTTGCCTCGCGGCGTCCGGCTTTGTCGTGAGCGCAAACTGCCAGGCTGGTCCCAACGTCTTTGCCACCGGGACCGGTCGCGTCGGTTACGCGTTTGGCGCGCTGGGCCACACGCTGGCCTATCTCAAGGGAGGCGTTGCCTGGCAAAACAATCGCGGCGACGTCGTCAACAATTTTGAAAACGGGGGGCCACAGGGGAAAACCCATTTCGACTATGGCCGGGTCGGTGGTACCATCGGGCTAGGCGTCGAGCAAGCGCTTACCCCTGCATGGTCGGTCAAAGTCGAGTATGACTATCTGCATGTCCGCGGCCCGAGTGTCGCGACCCCTCCGACGGTGCAAAATCCACCGTTCGCAATTCTGCCAGCGAACACAACGAGCCTGTCCAGCGACTATCACGTCGGAAAGATCGGATTGAACTACCATTTTGGCGCCGCCCCTTGGGCGACACAATGGTCCGATGCGCCGCTGTACGCGAAAGCGCCTGCCGGCACGCCGCCGATTGCTTACGCGGCCGGCTGGTCGTTTGAAGGCGGACCGCGGCTTTGGCTCAGCCGCGGACGATTCCAATGGAACGTTGGCGCTGTGCCAACAGATCCTAACATTCTTATATCAAGGCTCACCTACCACGGCCTCGACGGGCTTTCCGGGGAAGCATTTGGTCGTGTTGACAGCCCGCGGGGAGTATTCCTGAAGGGCAATATTGGCCTCGGACGCTTCAACAAAGGAAACATAAACAATGAAGATTGGGGCATTCCGGGGGGGACGGGGCCGCTGTCCTATGTCAACAATATATCCGGCCAGGCAAACGGGAGGTTCACCTATTACACGGCCGATGCCGGTTACGATTTCTTGCGCGGCGCCAACTACAAGGTCGGCGGATTTATCGGCTGGACCTACTACGAACAGAGTTCCGACTCGAGGGGGTGTGTACAGATCGCCAACCCGGCGATGAGATGCTTGCCACCCGGCGACGACAGGGTCGTTGGCAGCCAGAATACTCAGTGGAATGCACCTCGGCTCGGCCTCAGCGCCGAAACCATGCTCACCGAGCGTTGGCGTTTGAGCACGGACGTCGCTTATCTGCCCTGGATCGATTTCAGAGGGCGTGACCATCATCTCTTTCGCCCGACAACCACCTTCGATGAACAACGTGGGAATGGAGGCGGGGGCGTCCAGATTGAAGGCGTGTTGTCCTACTTCATCACCAAGAATTTCAGCGTCGGCGTCGGCGGGCGCTACTGGGCAATGTGGACCAACAAGGACAGCAAAACAACATGCACAGGCTGTATTGGCGTGGGAATCACTGGAACTCAGTTTTCGAAATTCAGCATGGAGCGCTGGGGTACGTTCTTTCAGGCGTCCTATAGGTTCGATTGA